Genomic segment of Gemmatimonas sp.:
TTGAACACCCCTTGATCACCGTTTCAACGACTCTGACCCCTTGAAGGCTCAGTGCTGTCGCTTCGGGTGCGTGTCTTTGTCGGAGATCGTGCCGACTTCATCTTCCGGGTGATGATGTCGCGCTACGTCCTTCTCCAGGCGATTGCGATCGCTGGCTTTGTCAGCGTCGTCGTGCTGAATGCGCCCCTCGAACAGCCGATCCTTTCCGACATCGTCGTGCTCCCGAATCTTCGCGGGGTCGTGCCCCGCATGTTTCTTCGAGTCAGCTGATGCGTCGTCGGCTTTCGCCTCATCGGCGGCGTGGTCGAGCTTTTTGTCGCTCGCGTCGTGCGTGTACCCGCTGGGTTCGTTCGCCATGACTTATGCTCGTTGGTAAGAGGGAAGTGCGAGCAGTGAGACCCCACTCCCTCGAAACGTTCCGAGCAGGCAAGTTCTACCATTCCGATATCCCGTTCACTTCAGAGGCCCAGTCATGGCGTTCGCCCGCGGCACGTTCGACATCAACAGAGCACCACACCCCATGGCGATCGAGGCGGAGGGATCACGCCTCGCCCGGTTCTCGCTCGACAAGCAGTATCACGGTGACCTCGAGGCGATCGCGATCGGCGAGATGTTGGCCGCCGGCAGCAGTGAGCCGACCTCAGCGGCGTACGTAGCCGTCGAAGAAGTCAAAGGCACGCTGCACGGGCTGCAGGGCACGTTCAATCTGCAGCACGCCGGGACGATGACGCGTGGTGTTGGCACGCTGTCGGTGACGGTCGTGCCTGACTCCGGCACCGACCAGTTGCGCGGACTCACGGGAACGCTGGCGATCATCGTGGATGGCAAGCAGCACGCGTATGAGTTCGAGTATTCATTGCCCGCTTCGCATTGAGGCGCCACGCACTGCAGTCATGCTGACGTCCCACGAAGCCGGCACCTCCGGCATTCGCTGGCGTATCGTCGCCCTGCTGGTGCTCGCCAGCTTTGTCGCCTATCTGCTGCGCAGCAATCTGTCGGTTGCCGGCGAGCGCATGATCGTCGATCTCGGACTCTCGAAGGTGCAGCTGGGCGCCGTCCTCGCGGCGTTCGCGTGGGGCTACGCGATCTTCCAGTTCCCCGGCGGCATCTGGGGCGATCGCATAGGGAGCCGGAGGGCGATCGCGATCCTGGCGGTGGGCTGGGGCGTGGTGAACCTGGCGGTAGGCTTTACGCCGAGCACGTCGGTGGCGTCGCCGGTGGTCGTCATCGCGTCGCTGATGACACTGCGTTTCCTGATGGGTGTATTGCAGGCTCCGCTCGTCGTGTTCGGCGGCACGATCGCGAGTTGGTTTCCGGTAACCGGATGGGCGGTCCCGAACGGATGGGTGAATGTCGGGCTGACGTTTGGCGCGGCCGCCACCGGACCGCTGATCACGTGGCTGGTATCCACGGTGGGATGGCGCGGGTCGTTCATGGCGACCGCGCCGCTTGGCCTCGTGCTCGCGGGGATCTGGTGGTGGTACGTGCGCG
This window contains:
- a CDS encoding DUF3224 domain-containing protein, translating into MAFARGTFDINRAPHPMAIEAEGSRLARFSLDKQYHGDLEAIAIGEMLAAGSSEPTSAAYVAVEEVKGTLHGLQGTFNLQHAGTMTRGVGTLSVTVVPDSGTDQLRGLTGTLAIIVDGKQHAYEFEYSLPASH